In one Streptomyces sp. T12 genomic region, the following are encoded:
- a CDS encoding IS3 family transposase, with protein MSVHADLRGFGHTVTRKRVPRLMGKNDIVGRYLRKKKRTTIADRLAPPRTSGVRGRVRPVSVPWPGPG; from the coding sequence TTGAGCGTCCACGCCGATCTGCGGGGCTTCGGCCACACCGTCACTCGCAAGCGGGTCCCCCGGCTGATGGGCAAGAACGACATCGTCGGCCGGTATCTGCGCAAGAAGAAGCGGACCACCATCGCGGACCGTCTCGCCCCGCCTAGGACTTCAGGTGTGCGAGGCCGCGTTCGACCGGTGTCCGTGCCGTGGCCGGGGCCCGGTTGA